From Sebaldella sp. S0638, the proteins below share one genomic window:
- a CDS encoding winged helix-turn-helix transcriptional regulator → MKVREEFTCPIELATDLISAKWKTIILWELSSGTKRLKDLRKIKNINEKMLIQHLNELIEAGIISKEDYNTYPLRTDYNLTELGEKLLPTLKALQEFGKEYIKHGGIDVEEELKLKALELVKKSSVSFIGSVSSEGFPDIKAMLAPREVNGLKEIFLSTNTSSMRVEQFRENSKASLYFYNEKLFIGVLLEGNMEVMTDSDTKKRIWRDGDTLYYTKGVNDEDYCVLRFTAKSGRFYENFSSVSFEI, encoded by the coding sequence ATGAAAGTCAGGGAAGAATTTACATGCCCTATAGAATTGGCAACAGATCTAATATCTGCCAAATGGAAAACAATAATTCTGTGGGAATTAAGCAGCGGAACAAAAAGGCTGAAAGATTTGAGGAAAATAAAAAATATAAATGAAAAAATGCTGATACAGCATTTGAATGAGCTTATCGAAGCCGGTATTATCTCTAAGGAAGACTATAATACCTATCCTTTGAGGACTGATTATAATCTTACTGAACTGGGAGAAAAACTGCTTCCTACCCTGAAAGCCCTGCAGGAATTTGGGAAAGAGTATATAAAACACGGAGGTATTGATGTGGAAGAAGAATTAAAGCTGAAAGCTCTGGAATTGGTAAAAAAGAGCAGTGTATCATTTATAGGCTCGGTAAGCAGCGAAGGATTCCCCGACATAAAAGCAATGCTTGCACCGCGTGAAGTAAACGGTTTAAAGGAAATATTTCTTTCAACAAACACTTCTTCGATGAGAGTAGAGCAGTTTAGGGAAAATTCAAAAGCCAGCCTTTACTTTTATAATGAAAAATTATTTATAGGGGTTCTTCTTGAGGGTAATATGGAAGTAATGACGGATAGCGATACTAAAAAGCGTATATGGCGGGACGGAGATACTCTTTATTACACAAAAGGCGTGAATGATGAAGATTATTGTGTCTTGCGTTTTACTGCAAAATCCGGGCGGTTTTATGAAAATTTTTCATCTGTTAGTTTTGAAATTTGA
- a CDS encoding D-2-hydroxyacid dehydrogenase has protein sequence MKILLFHSKKFPITEEAQNIIDNEFKGQKFVVVNSRNTLFQELPDTDIFLTGVFTQEMADTAKKLKWVNALSAGVDNYDLELFKKNNILFTNSTGIHKTQMSEYAIMSMVMLVRNMNFFIRNQHANIWNPEITQSQISGKTVGILGLGSIGKETAEKAAFMGMKVIGINTSGINRDNFIEKVYTLKEVDSVIKNSDFLINLLPSTAETKYLLTSEKMRLMKKNAYFINMGRGNIISNETLYEVLKDNIIAGAVCDVFESEPLPEDSPLWKLENLIITPHICGNSDTYIAKALRVFSDNFQNFISNKKMFNIIV, from the coding sequence ATGAAAATATTATTGTTTCATAGTAAAAAATTTCCAATAACCGAAGAAGCACAAAATATAATAGATAATGAATTCAAAGGTCAGAAATTCGTTGTGGTGAATTCCCGGAACACCTTATTTCAGGAACTTCCTGATACAGATATTTTTCTTACCGGAGTATTTACTCAGGAAATGGCAGATACGGCAAAAAAACTGAAATGGGTAAATGCTTTGAGTGCCGGGGTTGATAATTATGACCTAGAATTATTCAAAAAAAATAATATACTTTTTACTAATTCCACAGGAATACATAAAACTCAAATGTCGGAATATGCCATAATGTCTATGGTTATGCTTGTAAGAAATATGAATTTTTTTATAAGAAACCAACATGCTAATATATGGAATCCTGAAATAACGCAAAGCCAGATATCAGGAAAAACTGTAGGTATTCTCGGGTTAGGGTCTATTGGAAAAGAAACTGCTGAAAAAGCTGCTTTTATGGGAATGAAAGTTATTGGTATAAATACTTCCGGGATAAACAGAGATAACTTTATAGAAAAAGTTTATACTCTTAAGGAAGTGGATTCTGTTATAAAAAACAGCGATTTTCTGATTAACCTTCTTCCCAGCACAGCAGAGACAAAGTATCTCCTTACTTCTGAAAAAATGAGATTAATGAAAAAAAATGCCTATTTTATAAATATGGGCAGAGGAAACATTATAAGTAACGAAACTCTTTATGAAGTATTAAAAGATAATATTATTGCCGGAGCTGTGTGTGATGTTTTTGAATCAGAACCGCTTCCGGAAGATTCTCCTCTCTGGAAACTGGAAAATCTTATTATTACACCTCATATATGTGGTAATTCTGATACATATATAGCAAAAGCACTCAGAGTTTTTTCTGATAATTTTCAGAATTTCATTAGCAATAAAAAAATGTTTAATATAATCGTCTGA
- a CDS encoding 4Fe-4S binding protein — protein MAYSIDKDTCIACGACEGVCPVEAIAEADGKYAIDGGTCIDCGACEGVCPVEAISGE, from the coding sequence ATGGCTTATTCAATAGACAAAGATACTTGTATAGCTTGCGGAGCATGTGAAGGAGTATGTCCAGTAGAAGCAATAGCAGAAGCAGACGGAAAATATGCAATTGACGGAGGAACTTGTATTGATTGCGGTGCATGCGAAGGAGTATGTCCGGTAGAAGCAATATCAGGTGAGTAA
- the dmpI gene encoding 4-oxalocrotonate tautomerase DmpI — protein sequence MPLITIESGKLSDEQKSELISRVTETAAEIMNVPKEFFFISIKELPDENIGIGGKTIKKIKSEYK from the coding sequence ATGCCTTTAATAACAATTGAAAGCGGGAAATTATCTGATGAACAAAAGTCTGAATTAATCAGCAGAGTTACTGAAACAGCAGCAGAAATAATGAATGTTCCCAAGGAATTCTTCTTTATCAGTATCAAAGAGCTTCCTGACGAAAATATAGGTATAGGCGGGAAAACAATAAAAAAAATAAAAAGTGAATATAAATAA
- a CDS encoding cysteine hydrolase family protein gives MKEALIIIDVQNDYFQAGKMELRNPSEALGNIKKLLAEFRNEKKEIIFIKHISVREEAGFFLKDTVGAEIHNEIFPSDSEKIVIKNYPNSFFNTELDQYLKEKGVESLIITGMMTHMCVDSTTRAAKDLGYKCTVIKDTCATRDFIFEEKLVAAEEIQKSFMTALGYYYADILSCEEYLEKRV, from the coding sequence ATGAAAGAAGCACTTATAATAATTGATGTACAGAATGATTATTTTCAAGCCGGAAAGATGGAACTGAGAAATCCGTCAGAAGCATTGGGAAATATAAAAAAGTTACTTGCAGAATTTCGGAATGAAAAGAAGGAAATAATCTTTATAAAGCATATTTCAGTCAGGGAAGAAGCAGGATTTTTTTTGAAAGATACCGTTGGAGCAGAGATACACAATGAGATATTTCCGTCTGATTCAGAAAAAATAGTTATAAAAAATTATCCGAATAGTTTTTTTAATACTGAACTGGATCAGTATTTAAAGGAAAAAGGCGTGGAAAGTCTTATTATCACAGGAATGATGACTCATATGTGCGTGGATTCCACGACTAGAGCTGCTAAAGACCTTGGTTATAAATGTACAGTAATAAAAGATACCTGTGCCACAAGGGATTTTATCTTTGAAGAAAAGCTTGTTGCTGCAGAAGAAATTCAAAAGTCATTTATGACTGCTCTGGGATATTATTATGCTGATATTTTAAGCTGTGAAGAGTATTTGGAAAAAAGAGTATAA